The proteins below come from a single Miscanthus floridulus cultivar M001 chromosome 1, ASM1932011v1, whole genome shotgun sequence genomic window:
- the LOC136472738 gene encoding GATA transcription factor 18-like isoform X2, with the protein MSDTDVDIEMREAAAAAAPAGDEDGEGDTEEDEDEDEVDEEEEEELPAAAPAPAEEQPAPAPISALPGNPNQLTLVFQGEVYVFESVTPEKVQAVLLLLGRGELPPGLAGMVLPNQNENKGYDDILRRTDIPAKRVASLIRFREKRKERNFDKKIRYAVRKEVALRMQRRKGQFAGRASLEGESPAPGFDPGSQGSGLDFASRESMCQNCGTSEKMTPAMRRGPAGPRTLCNACGLMWANKAIPFMPSLVLLQVIESCSPLSFSFKKKNCRPMEVC; encoded by the exons ATGTCCGACACGGACGTCGACATCGAGATGCGCGaagccgccgcggccgcggccccaGCCGGCGACGAAGACGGCGAGGGCGACaccgaggaggacgaggacgaggacgaggtcgacgaggaggaggaggaggagttgcccgccgcggcgccggcgccggccgaaGAGCAACCCGCCCCAGCGCCCATCTCGGCCTTGCCGGGGAACCCAAACCAGCTGACGCTGGTCTTCCAGGGCGAGGTTTACGTTTTCGAATCCGTCACCCCCGAGAAG GTTCAAGCTGTGCTGCTACTGTTAGGACGCGGTGAACTACCACCTGGTTTAGCTGGCATGGTTTTACCTAATCAAAATGAGAACAAG GGTTATGATGATATACTTCGGAGGACAGACATTCCAGCAAAAAGGGTTGCTTCACTAATCAGGTTCCGTGAGAAAAGGAAGGAAAGAAATTTTGATAAGAAAATACGTTATGCTGTTCGCAAAGAAGTGGCACTCAG GATGCAGCGTAGGAAGGGGCAATTTGCTGGAAGGGCCAGTCTGGAGGGAGAATCTCCAGCTCCTGGATTTGATCCTGGTTCGCAGGGTTCAGGCCTAGATTTTGCATCTCGAGAATCAAT GTGCCAGAACTGCGGCACTAGTGAGAAAATGACCCCAGCAATGCGTCGTGGTCCAGCTGGTCCAAGGACATTGTGCAATGCTTGTGGATTGATGTGGGCAAACAAG GCGATCCCTTTTATGCCTTCTCTTGTACTTCTTCAGGTCATAGAAAG TTGCAGCCCCTTGTCCTTTTCttttaagaaaaaaaattgtcgCCCCATGGAGGTCTGCTAA